The following are encoded together in the Pedobacter steynii genome:
- a CDS encoding type VI secretion system Vgr family protein produces the protein MENKVTVEINIEGVPVVTFSSLNLYQRFNEHHTFELRFNQDQVELPGALSLKKSKEFVGKSIAIEFGKDAFATNRFSGIITKVEISQTHGLMGDIIVSGYSPTILIDRGPDLGSYLEKNLKSIIDQATKEVAANDLPMLVNPSRKAPIDYVIQYRESDFDFLNRLSAQYHEWFYYDGTQVVFGKPDEMKEVKLVYGRDLSNIQYGIEIAPLRYKKFAYNPKEDELLSADGKGQSSGSPDMMHAIAASNTVYSKSYHQPLITRADSKADIDGFVENEQKSMMSGLLNINCTGDHPEVGIGRIVDISMSTRNLNEFAIEDFGKFLVTSIYHHIDGVGHYQNSFGAISADTERVPGAAVQNPQPDMQLANVVDNNDPSGHGRIKVKFKWECGCNDVTEWLRVITPDAGSSDQVSKNRGFVFIPEVGDQVVIAFEEGNIARPIVMGSVFHGKSGTGGDSANKTKALTTRSGNTIIMDDSNGSVNVKDPSGNVITMHGDGNVSLTAPNSFTINTKDFIVNAGNSIALNAQPGEQGGGEGTVNISAKKTIAATADTEGITLDATTLGVAITGKTDVSIESTDAIVSLTGKTETLIDGADIKMSGGSTIRINSDDTDIT, from the coding sequence ATGGAAAATAAAGTAACAGTAGAAATCAATATTGAAGGTGTGCCGGTCGTTACATTTTCGAGCTTAAATTTATATCAGCGTTTCAATGAACACCATACGTTTGAATTACGCTTTAATCAGGATCAGGTAGAATTGCCTGGAGCTTTGTCCCTCAAAAAGTCAAAGGAGTTTGTCGGAAAAAGCATTGCCATAGAATTTGGAAAAGATGCTTTTGCAACCAACCGTTTTTCAGGCATCATCACCAAGGTGGAAATCTCGCAAACCCATGGCCTGATGGGAGACATTATTGTGAGTGGTTATAGCCCTACCATTTTGATTGACCGCGGACCGGATCTGGGTTCTTACCTGGAGAAAAATCTTAAATCTATCATTGATCAGGCCACTAAAGAGGTGGCAGCAAATGACCTTCCTATGCTGGTAAACCCAAGCAGAAAGGCACCTATAGATTATGTTATCCAATACCGGGAGAGCGATTTCGACTTCCTCAACCGCCTTTCTGCCCAGTATCATGAGTGGTTTTATTACGATGGCACGCAAGTAGTTTTCGGAAAACCTGATGAGATGAAAGAAGTGAAACTGGTATATGGACGTGACCTGAGTAACATTCAGTACGGGATTGAAATTGCCCCCTTACGTTATAAAAAATTCGCTTATAATCCGAAAGAAGATGAACTATTGAGTGCCGATGGAAAAGGACAGAGCTCCGGATCACCGGATATGATGCATGCGATTGCAGCGTCTAATACCGTGTACAGTAAATCTTATCACCAGCCGCTGATTACCAGGGCAGATAGCAAAGCTGACATTGATGGTTTCGTAGAAAATGAGCAGAAATCGATGATGTCGGGTCTGTTGAACATCAATTGTACCGGTGATCATCCTGAAGTGGGCATCGGAAGAATCGTCGACATCAGCATGAGTACCCGAAACCTGAACGAATTTGCGATAGAAGATTTTGGCAAATTCCTGGTCACTTCAATTTACCACCATATCGATGGCGTTGGCCATTATCAGAACAGCTTTGGTGCGATCTCGGCCGATACGGAACGTGTGCCTGGCGCTGCTGTACAAAACCCACAACCAGACATGCAACTGGCTAATGTGGTGGATAATAATGACCCCAGTGGACATGGACGAATCAAAGTTAAGTTCAAATGGGAGTGTGGATGTAACGATGTTACAGAATGGTTAAGGGTGATCACTCCCGATGCCGGAAGTTCTGATCAGGTGAGTAAAAACAGAGGTTTTGTCTTTATCCCGGAAGTAGGAGATCAGGTGGTGATTGCTTTTGAAGAAGGGAATATTGCCCGTCCGATTGTGATGGGAAGTGTTTTTCATGGCAAGAGCGGAACGGGTGGCGACAGCGCGAATAAAACAAAGGCACTCACCACAAGGAGTGGGAATACCATCATTATGGATGATAGCAACGGAAGCGTCAATGTTAAAGACCCGAGTGGCAATGTCATTACCATGCATGGTGATGGCAATGTATCCCTTACCGCACCGAACTCCTTTACCATCAATACCAAAGATTTTATTGTCAACGCAGGAAACAGCATTGCGCTGAACGCACAGCCCGGAGAGCAGGGCGGCGGTGAAGGTACGGTCAATATCAGTGCAAAGAAAACGATTGCTGCCACTGCAGATACAGAGGGTATTACACTGGATGCCACCACACTTGGAGTTGCCATTACCGGAAAAACAGATGTGAGCATAGAAAGTACAGATGCAATCGTAAGCCTGACCGGTAAAACTGAGACCCTGATTGATGGAGCGGATATAAAAATGTCGGGAGGAAGTACCATCCGCATCAATTCAGACGATACCGATATCACCTAA
- a CDS encoding polymorphic toxin-type HINT domain-containing protein, producing the protein MEELEYITQKAMMQCSEGTVPGLFTPTYNQTTKINSCIVSTNKDKIPMANIPSFVVCKKTQKPCVPVSTEWKDTYAVKVKGAQTLIGKSCMNCGVGGKIEFLASGQVPLTADEEAQLNGMREDAQKNFEEEEKEKNKSWWQKAGEFVVDCIPVVGPVVSLVKNVSQGNWAMAALDVGFLALDVAGLAAAPFTGGASVAGATIAKAGIRQAVKAGAKQVAKKMSKEAIEAGVKQTIKQLEKLSVRSLTKGKLCVFACFPAGTPVATKTGFKNIEDIRTGDEVWSYDEKTGGTGFKKVLNTLEKRTSLLVNLEIAGEKIVTTPEHPFYVNGEWKAAGLLETMDEVQLIGGFSAKVQQISYSGAHAPVNMEAGMMEEDFFFPQESIDEDSVKVYNFEVEDWSTYFVGDTKVLVHNAGICLKDVLKEIKAGKKKLREILVGRTPGKGSKTGREVIDRMKKEGKIRTRRGKQQFKSKKDGKWYDMEYADMAHKRDAVKYWNRTGRNHGARSPEVRKWMRDSKNYYLEHQTYNRSDGAKLGINYKLPPR; encoded by the coding sequence ATGGAAGAACTGGAATATATTACGCAGAAGGCCATGATGCAGTGTTCTGAGGGTACGGTGCCTGGTTTATTTACACCGACCTATAATCAGACCACTAAAATCAATAGCTGTATCGTATCTACCAATAAGGATAAGATCCCTATGGCAAACATCCCCTCGTTTGTGGTATGTAAGAAAACGCAAAAGCCTTGTGTTCCGGTAAGTACGGAATGGAAGGATACTTATGCGGTAAAAGTTAAAGGTGCACAGACCCTCATTGGAAAAAGTTGTATGAACTGTGGTGTTGGCGGAAAAATTGAATTTTTAGCCAGCGGACAGGTTCCCCTGACTGCAGATGAAGAAGCTCAGCTGAACGGGATGCGTGAGGATGCACAGAAGAATTTTGAAGAAGAAGAGAAAGAAAAGAATAAGTCCTGGTGGCAAAAGGCGGGTGAGTTTGTGGTGGATTGTATTCCTGTGGTCGGCCCGGTGGTGAGTTTGGTAAAGAATGTGAGCCAGGGAAATTGGGCGATGGCAGCACTGGATGTGGGTTTTCTTGCCCTTGATGTAGCAGGTTTAGCTGCAGCACCATTTACCGGAGGGGCTTCGGTGGCCGGGGCAACAATCGCAAAGGCGGGAATCCGTCAGGCAGTGAAAGCAGGAGCGAAGCAGGTGGCAAAGAAAATGTCGAAGGAAGCGATCGAAGCAGGGGTGAAACAAACCATCAAGCAATTGGAGAAATTGAGTGTAAGATCGCTTACCAAAGGGAAACTTTGTGTATTTGCCTGTTTTCCGGCAGGAACACCGGTGGCTACAAAAACTGGTTTTAAAAACATAGAGGATATCCGGACGGGTGATGAAGTCTGGTCTTATGATGAAAAAACAGGAGGTACAGGATTTAAGAAAGTTTTAAATACTCTGGAAAAAAGAACCAGCCTGCTGGTGAATCTGGAAATAGCAGGTGAAAAGATTGTGACTACTCCGGAGCACCCTTTTTATGTAAATGGGGAATGGAAAGCTGCAGGATTGCTGGAAACTATGGATGAGGTTCAGCTGATCGGTGGGTTTTCTGCAAAAGTTCAGCAAATCAGTTATTCCGGAGCCCATGCTCCGGTAAACATGGAAGCAGGAATGATGGAAGAAGACTTTTTCTTTCCTCAGGAAAGTATAGATGAGGATAGCGTCAAAGTTTATAATTTTGAAGTGGAGGATTGGAGTACTTATTTTGTTGGTGATACGAAAGTTCTGGTGCATAATGCAGGGATTTGTCTGAAAGATGTATTGAAGGAAATTAAAGCGGGAAAGAAAAAATTAAGAGAAATTCTGGTAGGCAGAACACCTGGAAAAGGCTCAAAGACCGGGCGCGAAGTGATCGACCGGATGAAAAAAGAAGGAAAAATCAGAACAAGAAGGGGCAAACAACAGTTTAAGTCTAAGAAGGATGGCAAATGGTATGATATGGAATACGCCGATATGGCGCATAAAAGAGATGCCGTAAAATATTGGAACAGAACTGGAAGGAACCATGGCGCACGGTCGCCTGAAGTAAGAAAATGGATGAGAGACTCGAAAAATTATTATCTTGAGCATCAAACCTATAATAGATCTGATGGTGCCAAAT